The DNA region CGCCGGACGAAATGCTCACGCTGCTGCGCGAGTCGCTCGCCGACGAACTCGAGAAGACCGAGATGTTCCTCACGATCTTCTACGGCATCCTCGATCCCGGCGCCGGACGTCTCGTCTATGCCAGCGCCGGCCACCCGCACGCCTTCCGCGTACCGAGCGAAGGATCGGCGGAGCGCCTCGATCCGACCGCGCCGCCGCTCGGGCTGGTCGAAGTCGGACGATTCACGCGGGAGATGATCCCGTGGCACTTCGACCAGGATCTGCTGGTGCTCTTCACCGACGGGTTGCAGGATCACTGCAATGCCCAGGGCGAGCGATACGGCGAGGCGCGGATCCTGTCGCGGATCGAGCGCGACCGCGACAAGCCTGCCGCGGAGATCGCCGACGCCGTGCTGCAGGACCTTGCGGAGTTTGGCGGGTCGGCGGCGGATGATCGAACGCTGCTCGTGTTGCGGATGTGAGCGTCCGTCCGCGCAAATCCCTCGGCCAGCACTTCCTCACCGATCGCGCGCTGCTGGCGAAGATCGCGGCCGCAACCGGAGCGGGTCCCGGCGATGTCGTGCTCGAGATCGGCCCGGGGCCCGGCGGGCTCACTGCGGCGCTCCTCGAACGCGGAGCCACCGTTGTCGCCATCGAACGCGACGACCGGATGCGCGAGAATCTCGTGCATCGATTCGCCGGCACGCCATTTCTCCTCGCGACCGGCGACGCGCTCGAACTCGACTGGCCGTCACTCGTGGCACCGTGGACTGCAGCGGGGAAGCGCTGGATCGTCGCAGGCAACATTCCCTACAACATCACGTCGCCGTTGATCGCGAAGGCGTTGATGCCGTCGCTCCCCGAATCGGTGACCTTTCTGGTGCAGCGCGAAGTCGCCGAACGGATCGCGGCCGAGCCGGGGACCCCCGAGTATGGCGCGCTCACGGTCGGAGTACAGGCGGTCGCCACGGTGCTGCTCGGAGTACTGGTGAAGAAGGGCGCCTTCGCGCCGCCACCCAAGGTCGACTCCACCGTGATCACGCTGATCCCGCGGTCTCCGCCGCTGGTCGGGCACGATCAGATCCCGGCGTTCCGGCGGCTGGTCACCTCGCTCTTTTCCTACCGCAGGAAACGAATGGTACGCGCGCTTCGCGAAGCGACGGGAATGGATGCTGACCAGGCGACGACGTTGCTCCAGTCTGCCGCGATCGACCCCGATGTCAGGCCGGAAGCTGTTTCCGTCCAGCAGTTTGTCCAGCTTCTGGCCGCCATGGAGCCGCCGCGCTTGCCCTGAATCGCCGCTCGTGAAACATTTCACAAATGCTCACCCGCAAGATCGCCGACTCCACCGTTCGACGGTTGGCTATCTATCTCCGGTTCCTGGAAGAATTCGATCAGCAAGGTGCGGATACGCTATCGTCCGAAGCGCTCGCCACGCGTGCGGGGACGACGTCGGCTCAGGTCCGCAAGGATCTCTCCTTCTTCGGCTCGTTCGGAACCCGCGGTCTCGGTTATGATGTCCACGCCCTTGCGGAGGAACTTCGCCGGATTCTCGGACTCAACCGCCGCTATCGCGTTGTCCTGGTCGGGGCGGGACGGCTTGCGGGCGCGCTGGTGCAGTATGCCGAATTTGCGGCCCGCGGCTTCGACATCGTGGCCGCAGTCGACAAGGACCCGGCCAAGATCGGAACGCGGTGGGGAGGGGTCGTCATTGCCGATGTCGCGGAACTGGAAGCGATCGTCCGTCGCGAGCGGGTCGAGATCGCCGTCATCGTGGCGCCGGCCGACCCGGCGCAGGAGCTGGTCGACCGTCTGGTCGCCGCGGGGGTGACCGCCGTGCTT from Gemmatimonadales bacterium includes:
- the rsmA gene encoding 16S rRNA (adenine(1518)-N(6)/adenine(1519)-N(6))-dimethyltransferase RsmA, with protein sequence MSVRPRKSLGQHFLTDRALLAKIAAATGAGPGDVVLEIGPGPGGLTAALLERGATVVAIERDDRMRENLVHRFAGTPFLLATGDALELDWPSLVAPWTAAGKRWIVAGNIPYNITSPLIAKALMPSLPESVTFLVQREVAERIAAEPGTPEYGALTVGVQAVATVLLGVLVKKGAFAPPPKVDSTVITLIPRSPPLVGHDQIPAFRRLVTSLFSYRRKRMVRALREATGMDADQATTLLQSAAIDPDVRPEAVSVQQFVQLLAAMEPPRLP
- a CDS encoding redox-sensing transcriptional repressor Rex, producing the protein MLTRKIADSTVRRLAIYLRFLEEFDQQGADTLSSEALATRAGTTSAQVRKDLSFFGSFGTRGLGYDVHALAEELRRILGLNRRYRVVLVGAGRLAGALVQYAEFAARGFDIVAAVDKDPAKIGTRWGGVVIADVAELEAIVRRERVEIAVIVAPADPAQELVDRLVAAGVTAVLNFAPVQLHVPPGIDVKNVNLAVELETLSYAIQHRDAHEDS